One window of Mesotoga sp. Brook.08.105.5.1 genomic DNA carries:
- the pncA gene encoding bifunctional nicotinamidase/pyrazinamidase, translated as MRKALIVVDVQNDFYETGSLPVSGASQINEAINRAMRDSVYKAIVAGQDWHPSNHMSFAVNHGKEPFTPFDNEKGIGPVLWPVHCQQGTHGAAFHTNIETNRFDYIIRKGTHPHVDSYSIFRENDGTELGTDGLLRALGIEELDICGLALDYCLKYTVHDALLAGFKINVIINGTKGVEANIGDVQRTIEEFRRAGVELIER; from the coding sequence ATGCGCAAGGCATTAATAGTTGTTGATGTTCAGAACGACTTTTACGAAACAGGTTCACTGCCAGTGAGCGGCGCAAGCCAGATAAACGAAGCGATAAACAGAGCTATGAGAGACTCTGTGTATAAGGCGATAGTTGCGGGGCAGGACTGGCACCCCTCCAATCATATGAGCTTTGCGGTCAACCACGGGAAAGAGCCCTTTACACCATTCGACAATGAAAAAGGAATTGGCCCCGTCTTGTGGCCCGTCCACTGCCAGCAGGGAACCCACGGGGCGGCATTCCACACCAACATTGAGACCAACCGGTTTGACTACATAATCAGAAAGGGAACCCATCCCCATGTTGACAGCTACTCGATCTTCAGAGAAAACGACGGAACGGAACTGGGAACAGATGGGCTACTAAGAGCACTCGGAATTGAAGAGCTTGATATCTGCGGACTAGCTCTGGACTACTGCCTCAAATACACGGTTCACGATGCTCTCCTGGCCGGCTTCAAGATAAACGTAATAATAAATGGAACAAAAGGTGTTGAAGCAAACATAGGCGATGTTCAGAGAACTATTGAGGAATTCAGAAGA
- a CDS encoding family 10 glycosylhydrolase translates to MNRLEPGVWVTSKELVSPESLSRMIDRLDRINVGRAYIQVVGRGDSYYSSALLPPAEELVQPFDALRKAIAEASGKTFHISAWMNVNLVWGFERRRPLSAVHIVNRHPEWITVDENGTSMLDYSSCNLEEVFGPYVDPGVAGVREFTEEIASEISNYDIEEVHLDFIRYPFRSFGFNPIALAEYRDWLNEEGLSNGTDSFDRFRIDAVTRQVSMISETVRSKGKKLSCAVYDDYSERAVHERLQPWLEWLENGLIDAAVVMAYGKEPEEVISRVKNIRSLHGSLNNIRIGLGAFNYASRWDEFIELIKQVRELEPDEVTLFALSSVDDELCGRLRALQEEVR, encoded by the coding sequence ATGAACAGACTTGAACCGGGAGTATGGGTGACAAGCAAAGAGCTTGTTTCCCCCGAATCACTGAGCAGAATGATCGATCGGCTCGATCGGATAAACGTAGGTAGAGCTTACATTCAGGTTGTTGGTCGAGGTGACTCCTATTACTCTTCAGCATTGCTTCCGCCTGCAGAGGAATTGGTGCAGCCGTTCGATGCTCTTAGGAAGGCTATTGCCGAAGCTTCGGGAAAGACTTTTCACATTTCGGCCTGGATGAATGTCAACCTGGTTTGGGGTTTCGAAAGGCGAAGACCTTTGTCGGCAGTACACATAGTGAACAGACATCCTGAATGGATTACCGTTGACGAAAACGGCACTTCAATGCTCGACTATTCGTCCTGCAACCTCGAAGAAGTCTTCGGCCCTTACGTCGATCCTGGTGTAGCAGGCGTGAGAGAGTTCACAGAGGAGATTGCTTCGGAAATCTCAAATTACGATATAGAAGAGGTCCATCTTGATTTCATAAGGTACCCCTTCAGGAGTTTTGGATTCAACCCGATTGCATTGGCCGAGTATAGAGATTGGCTGAACGAAGAAGGCTTGTCGAATGGCACGGATAGCTTCGATCGCTTCAGAATCGACGCGGTGACAAGACAGGTCTCGATGATCTCCGAAACAGTTCGAAGCAAGGGCAAAAAGCTATCCTGCGCAGTCTATGATGATTATTCGGAGAGAGCCGTACATGAGCGTCTTCAACCCTGGCTTGAGTGGCTGGAAAACGGCCTTATTGATGCGGCAGTTGTCATGGCATATGGCAAAGAGCCGGAGGAAGTAATCTCAAGGGTGAAAAACATCCGCAGTCTTCACGGCTCCCTGAACAATATCAGAATCGGACTGGGTGCATTCAACTATGCCTCCAGATGGGATGAGTTTATAGAACTCATAAAGCAAGTAAGGGAACTCGAACCGGACGAAGTAACTCTGTTTGCACTGAGTTCAGTTGACGATGAACTATGCGGAAGACTTCGGGCACTCCAGGAAGAAGTGAGGTGA